A segment of the Bartonella henselae str. Houston-1 genome:
ATCAAAAATCTTCAAAAAAGCATAGATACGAAAATCTTCTCCTATCTACTTTCAAGAAACACAAAGCAAAACCATCCTTGCATCCAGGCAATGTACCCAATGCAAAATATTACACTCGATAAGTACTTTCTAAATTCCATTTACATAAAAACGGTCAACGCAAATCAACGCACTAGAAATATAAAAATAGCTATAAAAAGCAATGAATCCTATAATCTTTATTGTGGAACGGGCTAATCGCACCTAAATTACAAACAAGCAGTACTACGTAAACACTCAATCTTATGAATACTCTCTTATAAGTAAATGATAGATGCCAACAATGGGAAAGCATCATAAACTCGTCGCCTGTAAAAAACAAAGCCTAATACTAAAAAAAGCAAATAACAACTGAAGTTTTTTATAGATTAAAGTTACGAAAATTTTTCTTCATTGTGCTCAAGAGAACAATATCTTTACTTAGTGAGCTTACCGGTAGAAACCTATATAATTTACCCTATTCTATATCAGCAGCAATTGTAGCTTTAATGATTGCATCAGGATCTACAACAGGCTCACCGCGCTTAATTTGATCGATATTTTCCATACCTTCAATAACTTGTCCCCATATAGAATATTGACGATCAAGCCAAGGAGCATTGGCAAAGCAAATAAAAAATTGCGAATTAGCAGAATCTGGATTCTGACTGCGTGCCATAGAAACTGTACCACGCTTATGAGAAAGATTCGAAAACTCTGCTGTTAAATCAGGTTTTTCTGAACCTCCCATACCTGCACGTGATAAATTAAATTTTTCACCGTCTTTTTTTCCAAATTGCACATCACCAGTTTGCGCCATAAAACCATCAATAACACGGTGAAAAATGACGTTATCATAAGCACCTTCACGTACAAGCTCTTTAATACGTGCAACGTGACTAGGTGCTAAATCAGCAAAAAATTCAATAACAACTCTACCCTTCGTTGTTTCAAGAATTAAAGTATTTTCTGGATCTTTAATTTCGGCCATATAGTTAAACTCCTTTGGCTCATCACTTAGCTTGTAAAGTGGCAGCATTAATAACATCAGGATTTGTCAAAGATCCATTATTACTTGTGGTACCTTTTTTAATTTTATCAACAACATCCATTCCCTTTATCACCTCTCCCACAACAGTATACTGACCATTTAAAAAAGCAGCATCACTAAAACAAATAAAGAATTGAGAATTAGCGGAATTTGGATCTTGGGAACGTGCCATCCCAACAGTGCCACGCTTAAACGGCTCCTTTGAAAATTCCGCCGGTATATTGGGATAATTGGAACGTCCCATACCAATGCGTTTAGGATCAAAATCTACACTGCCCTTTTTTCCAAATTGCACATCACCAGTCTGCGCCATAAAACCAGGAATGACACGGTGAAATACAACATTGTTATAAGCACCTTCCTTAGTTAACTTCTTGATTTGTGCAACATGCTTTGGTGCTAGATCAGAACGAAGACGAATAACTACATCACCATTTTTGAGAGATAAAACAAGAACGTTAGAATCATCTGCTACAGCACTCAAGGAAAAAAAGCAAAAAAAGCATATTAAAACACTAAGAACTCTAAGAGACACAATCACTCCCCCTTGAAGATTGAAATTTTAAATGCAAAGCTCTAGCAACATTCGCAGGCACAAAAGGTGCCACATCACCTCCCATAGAGGCAATCTGTCGTACCAATGTAGAAGTTATTACACG
Coding sequences within it:
- a CDS encoding peptidylprolyl isomerase, producing MSLRVLSVLICFFCFFSLSAVADDSNVLVLSLKNGDVVIRLRSDLAPKHVAQIKKLTKEGAYNNVVFHRVIPGFMAQTGDVQFGKKGSVDFDPKRIGMGRSNYPNIPAEFSKEPFKRGTVGMARSQDPNSANSQFFICFSDAAFLNGQYTVVGEVIKGMDVVDKIKKGTTSNNGSLTNPDVINAATLQAK
- a CDS encoding peptidylprolyl isomerase, producing the protein MAEIKDPENTLILETTKGRVVIEFFADLAPSHVARIKELVREGAYDNVIFHRVIDGFMAQTGDVQFGKKDGEKFNLSRAGMGGSEKPDLTAEFSNLSHKRGTVSMARSQNPDSANSQFFICFANAPWLDRQYSIWGQVIEGMENIDQIKRGEPVVDPDAIIKATIAADIE